The window TGAAGGGTTATCCTTTATGGATAGTTCTGGGCTGGGCGTTATTCTTGGACGGTATAAACAATTGAAGCAGCTTCATGGAGAGATGGTTGTTTGCTCGGTTTCACCAGCGATTGAACGCCTGTTTGATATGTCTGGGCTTTTTAAAATCGTGAAAATGGAACCGACTGAAGAATTTGCTTTTCAAAGATTGGGGGTTGCATGATGAGAAACGAAATGAACCTCCAATTTCGGGCACTAAGCCAAAATGAATCGTTTGCCAGGGTTACGGTTGCTGCATTCATTTCTCAGCTGGATCCGACTATGGACCAGTTAACTGAAATTAAGACCGTGGTGTCGGAGGCCGTCACGAATGCAATTATTCACGGTTATGAGAATGATCCCGAAGGAATTGTCCATATCCACGTGGCGATTGAAGGGGAGCTTGTTGATATTGTCATTAAGGATACAGGAAATGGGATTGCCGATATAGATGAAGCGCGGCAGCCACTGTTTACAACAAAACCAGACCTTGAGCGATCCGGGATGGGCTTTACCATCATGGAAAACTTTATGGATGAGGTCGAGGTCTTGTCCGAGCAAGGTAACGGTACCGAGGTCAGGTTGCGGAAGAATCTATCCCGAAGCAAAATGCTTTGCAATTAAGGAGAGGGCCTATGGATGTGGAGGTCAAAAAAGAGAGTGCGCAGCCGTTTCTAAAGGACCATGAAGTGAAGGAATTGATTAAGAGAAGCCATAACGGGGACCAGGATGCACGGGACCTCATTGTTGAGAAGAATATGAGGCTTGTCTGGTCTGTCGTACAGCGATTTTTAAATCGAGGCTATGACCCGGACGACTTATTTCAAATCGGCTGTATCGGCCTTCTAAAATCAGTCGATAAATTTGACCTTTCGTATAATGTCAAATTTTCAACATACGCAGTACCAATGATCATAGGGGAAATCCAACGATTCATCAGGGATGATGGAACCGTCAAAGTAAGCAGATCCCTGAAGGAAACGGGAAATAAAATCCGGCGGGCAAAGGATGAAATGTCCAAAACACTTGGGCGTGTACCGACAGTAAAGGAATTGTCCGAGTATTTAGGCCTCGAACCCGAGGAAATTGTCCTTGCACAGGAAGCAAGCCGTACGCCTGCATCCATCCATGAAACCGTCTATGAAAATGATGGGGATCCAATAACGCTTCTGGATCAAATTGATGATGGTAATGATGGGAAATGGTTTGATAAAATCGCCCTTAAAGAAGCCATTAGTGAACTGGATGAACGGGAAAAGCTGATTGTCTATCTTCGCTATTATAAGGATCAGACGCAATCAGAGGTCGCCCAGAGGCTTGGTATATCCCAGGTACAGGTTTCACGGCTAGAAAAAAAGATCCTGCAGCAAATGAAAAACCATATGGACCTCTGAGTCCATATGGTTTTTTTGTTAGAGTCAGCTTTGTTATGTTAAACAGAGACTGTTGAATTCCACCTCACAAAGGAAAGCTCTATAGAACATGCATTGCCAAGGACAGGCGTATCTTTCTTCCGCGAGACGTTCTTTGCAAGCGACGAGGAGCTTCGGCTTACACGGACGAACCAAAGCAAAGCTTGCTGAGCGCGTAGATCAACACGGCTCACTTGTATGCTTCCGTATTTCATTCTCCTCGCGTGAGCGCCTGTGGATAGACCTGGTTCTTGACGACCCTGCAGTTAAGAAATAAAGGGTGCAGTCTTCAATAGAGGTTCTTGACGACCCTGAGGCTATAGAAATGGAGGGCACGGTCTTCAATAGAGGTTCTTGACGACCCTGGGCTATAGAAATAGAGGGCACGGTCTTCAATAGAGGTTCTTGATGCCCCTGAGGATGAAGAATGAAGGGCGCGGCCTTAAAGTAGATGTTCACTAACCTCTTCTCTCGTTTGGAAGTCAGTTGCATTTCCGCTCTACTAATTCAAGCTGCTTCCAAGAATAATTACCCCGGATACAAGATAACCGAGCCTTAAATACCCTGGTCCGAAACAGATATAACACCCCTTACAGGAAAATTAATTAACGATTAATCCTCCTATCCCACCTCATCATATTCGCTTCTGAGGCAATTATTGCCTTTCATGAAGAATTCCCGTTTTATCCATACTAGCAATACAAGGAAACCAATGATGGAAGTGAGTGTCTTGGAAAAAACGGTCTACATCCGAATGAGGAACAGGATATTGGTCCAGCCAAATCAGGAAATTATCTTAAAAGACGTTGCCCAAGTGCTTGCGCCGGATGGGATGGATCAACGGATCAAAACGATTCCAATTTACAAGGTTACCTCCCGTGATAGTAACTTTATCGTCATGGATGCCATGAAAATAATACGCCATATTACGAACGCTATACCTGGCGCAGATGTTCAGACGGTTGGCCCGGCCCAAACACTGATTGAAGTAATTTTAAAGAAAAAAGGGCTCTCCCTTCCCTTATTCATTTTAATCTGGTTTTTGCTTTTTTTCGGTTCAGCCATGGCAATCATGAATTTCCATGATGATGTCAGTATGCAAAGTGTGCAGGAAAAGCTCTATACCATCATTACAGGTAAGGAGTCCCATCAGCCCCTTCTTTTCCAAATACCATATTCAATTGGACTGGGGGCAGGAATGGTCATATTTTTTAACCATATTTTCAAAAAACGAATTAACGAAGAGCCTAGCCCGCTCGAAGTAGAAATGTTCAACTACCAGCAAGACCTTGACAACTATGTCATGATACACGAAAACAAGGAGAGCATGAAGCGCCTTGATGATTATTGAAGGGCTCGCGATCGTGTTCATTGCTTTGAGCGGAGGGCTAGCAGTTGGTTCTGGCTTTGTTGCTTTCCTGACAGTATTAGGAATTGTCCCGCGCCTGGCTCAAATTTCTAAAACTGTTGATAAGGTAGTGTGGTACGAGGCGGCAATTATTCTTGGGACAATCGCAGGAATTTTTGGGAGTTTAAGGGATCCCATTCTTGGTTTGCCCGCCTTTTTGCTTGTATTTCTTGGGCTTGCAGGCGGCATTTTTGTCGGGATGATTGCTGGTGCGCTTGCGGAAGTCTTAAATGTAATTCCAATTCTTGCTAAAAGGCTGAATATGGATGGGGAAATTATTATTTTACTTATGGCTGTAGTATTGGGGAAAATTGCTGGATCGTTATTTCAATGGCTTTACTTTATCCATCAATAAGAAGAGTTGGGGGTGGTTGCTGAATGCAAAGAAGAGTCATACTCATTACAGATGGTGATGAATATGCAAGAAAGGCAGTAGAGTGCGTCGCAGCGGAAGTTGGGGGGCGAAGCATTTCTCTATCATCTGGCAACCCCTCTATACTCAGCGGCCCTGAAATTGTAGCCTTAATTAAACTCGCTACAAATGATCCAGTTCTCGTCATGTTTGATGATAGCGGACTAGTTGGGGAAGGGGCAGGCGAGACTGCATTAAAATATGTTGCCTCCCATCCGGACATCGAGGTCCTGGGCATCATCGCTGTTGCCTCCAAAACCCACCAGGCAGAGTGGACGAAGGTTGACATATGCATTGATCGGGACGGGGAATTAACCCCTTATGGTGTGGACAAACACGGAGTTCAGGAAATGGATATTGGAAGAATATATGGGGATACCGTATATTGCCTTGATGGACTTAATGTGCCAATCATTGTGGGAATCGGGGATATAGGAAAAATGGCTAGAAGAGATCATTTTTCCTCAGGTTCCCCCATTACAAGGAAGGCTGTCGAGCTTATTCTTGAAAGGAGCGGTTATGATGTTGGGCAAGAAAACAGAGCAGGGGCTCCTTCCCAAATCACTGAATGAAATAGAGTCGTACATGAAGGAAAATGCAGGACTTGGAAAGAGTTTTGATCTCGGGGTTCGCAAGCTCCGGGTCCTCCGCAAAGATGTGCATTTTTATTATGTGAATGGCTTGTGTGACACCTCTTATATTATGGAAATCATGGAAGAACTGATTGAAGGTGACTCTAAAGGGAAATTGTCTTCGGGTATTTTTCCATTCATTGAACAGCATCTTGTACATCAGACTGTCAATAGGGTTCGTACACTAGAGGAATTTGTGACAGCAGTCCTTTCAGGTATGATTGTATTCGTTATTGAAGGTGAAGGGGTCGGTCTGTCTGCAGATACAAGGGGATACCCAGGCAGACAGCCACAGGAGCCGGATACGGAAAAGGTTGTCAGGGGTTCTCGGGACGGCTTTGTTGAAAACATTATTCTGAATACTGCTCTTACCAGAAGAAGAATCCGTGATGAACGCCTCCGATTTGAAATCCTGCGAGTAGGGGAACGCTCCAAAACTGATATCGCAATCGGATATATCGAGAATGTAGCAGACCCGTGCCTTGTTGAAAAGATTAGAAAGGAAATAGAAAAAATTAAGGTTGATGGGCTACCCATGGCTGACAAGACAGTGGAGGAGTTCATAGTCAATCAGGGATTCAATCCATATCCACTTGTCAGATATACGGAGCGGGCTGATGTAGCGTCGGTCCATTTGCTCGAGGGGCATGTGCTAATTTATGTGGACACATCGCCTAGTGTCATCATTGCACCCGCAACATATTTCCATCATGTACAGCATGCGGAGGAATACAGGCAATCTCCTGCCGTTGGTACTTTTGTTAGATGGGCCAGGTTCCTTGGTATTTTCTCATCGATATTCCTTTTGCCACTCTGGTTTTTGTTCGTAATTGAACCCAGCCTCCTGCCAGAGAATCTATCCTATATAGGTCCAAATGAAAAAAGCAGCATCCCGATTATCGTGCAGTTGCTTTTGGCCGACCTGGGAATTGAATTTTTAAGGATTGCAGCCATTCATACACCAACACCACTTTCAACTGCAATGGGCCTCGTAGCAGCTGTTCTAATTGGCCAAATTGCAGTCGATGTAGGGCTTTTTGTATCGGAAGTTATTTTATATGTGGCGGTATCAGGTATTGGGACCTTTACGACCCCAAGCTATGAGCTTAGCGTCGCCAATAAAATAGCAAGGTTCTTTTTGCTAATTATCACAGCGTTCTTCCATTTACCGGGTTTTGTGATTGGCATGACAGTGTATCTGTTGTTCTTAATCAGAATCAAGTCATTTGAGATACCGTATTTTTGGCCGTTTATACCGTTTGAGCCCAGAGCAGCATTGCAAATAATTGTACGGCGGGCAGTCCCTGGGGCGACACTCAGGCCAAGAATTATCTTTGCTGGCAATCGCCAGCGGCAGCCTTCTAAATGAACCGTTGCAGGATGAACTTTAATATGCTAAAGTAATCACTATCGATGTTTAAGAGGGCGCTGCCCTTTTGGCTTTACACAGGTATATGGTGGAAGTGAACAAAAAATTTATTGGACAGTACCTGCTGCGGGCCTGTCTTTTCTTTATTAGTCCGTTTATAGACACACGAAGAAGCCATGAATAGGGAGATGGGACTTATGCATTTTTATGGGACAATTGCAGTTAATCAGGCCGGCAATCTCGAAATTGGCGGGGTTGATGCTATTGAATTGGTCAATACGTACGGTACGCCTCTTTATGTGTATGATGTAGCGTTAATCAGGGAGCGGGCACGAGGCTTTAAACGCGAGTTCATTACACAGGGTGTTAATGCGCAGGTGGCGTACGCCAGCAAAGCTTTTTCAACAATTGCAATGATCCAGCTTGCGGAAGAGGAAGGATTATCGCTTGATGTTGTTTCAGGGGGAGAGCTTTATACAGCAATGGCTGCGGGATTTCCGGTTGAAAAAATCCATTTCCATGGGAATAACAAGAGCCGGGAAGAACTTGAACTTGCTATAGAATTAGGGATTGGATGTATCGTCGTAGATAATTTTTATGAACTTGAATT is drawn from Bacillus sp. FJAT-18017 and contains these coding sequences:
- a CDS encoding stage V sporulation protein AA, whose translation is MEKTVYIRMRNRILVQPNQEIILKDVAQVLAPDGMDQRIKTIPIYKVTSRDSNFIVMDAMKIIRHITNAIPGADVQTVGPAQTLIEVILKKKGLSLPLFILIWFLLFFGSAMAIMNFHDDVSMQSVQEKLYTIITGKESHQPLLFQIPYSIGLGAGMVIFFNHIFKKRINEEPSPLEVEMFNYQQDLDNYVMIHENKESMKRLDDY
- the sigF gene encoding RNA polymerase sporulation sigma factor SigF, encoding MDVEVKKESAQPFLKDHEVKELIKRSHNGDQDARDLIVEKNMRLVWSVVQRFLNRGYDPDDLFQIGCIGLLKSVDKFDLSYNVKFSTYAVPMIIGEIQRFIRDDGTVKVSRSLKETGNKIRRAKDEMSKTLGRVPTVKELSEYLGLEPEEIVLAQEASRTPASIHETVYENDGDPITLLDQIDDGNDGKWFDKIALKEAISELDEREKLIVYLRYYKDQTQSEVAQRLGISQVQVSRLEKKILQQMKNHMDL
- a CDS encoding stage V sporulation protein AB — protein: MIIEGLAIVFIALSGGLAVGSGFVAFLTVLGIVPRLAQISKTVDKVVWYEAAIILGTIAGIFGSLRDPILGLPAFLLVFLGLAGGIFVGMIAGALAEVLNVIPILAKRLNMDGEIIILLMAVVLGKIAGSLFQWLYFIHQ
- a CDS encoding spore germination protein → MLGKKTEQGLLPKSLNEIESYMKENAGLGKSFDLGVRKLRVLRKDVHFYYVNGLCDTSYIMEIMEELIEGDSKGKLSSGIFPFIEQHLVHQTVNRVRTLEEFVTAVLSGMIVFVIEGEGVGLSADTRGYPGRQPQEPDTEKVVRGSRDGFVENIILNTALTRRRIRDERLRFEILRVGERSKTDIAIGYIENVADPCLVEKIRKEIEKIKVDGLPMADKTVEEFIVNQGFNPYPLVRYTERADVASVHLLEGHVLIYVDTSPSVIIAPATYFHHVQHAEEYRQSPAVGTFVRWARFLGIFSSIFLLPLWFLFVIEPSLLPENLSYIGPNEKSSIPIIVQLLLADLGIEFLRIAAIHTPTPLSTAMGLVAAVLIGQIAVDVGLFVSEVILYVAVSGIGTFTTPSYELSVANKIARFFLLIITAFFHLPGFVIGMTVYLLFLIRIKSFEIPYFWPFIPFEPRAALQIIVRRAVPGATLRPRIIFAGNRQRQPSK
- a CDS encoding stage V sporulation protein AE — encoded protein: MQRRVILITDGDEYARKAVECVAAEVGGRSISLSSGNPSILSGPEIVALIKLATNDPVLVMFDDSGLVGEGAGETALKYVASHPDIEVLGIIAVASKTHQAEWTKVDICIDRDGELTPYGVDKHGVQEMDIGRIYGDTVYCLDGLNVPIIVGIGDIGKMARRDHFSSGSPITRKAVELILERSGYDVGQENRAGAPSQITE
- the spoIIAB gene encoding anti-sigma F factor, whose product is MRNEMNLQFRALSQNESFARVTVAAFISQLDPTMDQLTEIKTVVSEAVTNAIIHGYENDPEGIVHIHVAIEGELVDIVIKDTGNGIADIDEARQPLFTTKPDLERSGMGFTIMENFMDEVEVLSEQGNGTEVRLRKNLSRSKMLCN
- the spoIIAA gene encoding anti-sigma F factor antagonist, which gives rise to MSLNIGMEVRSEVLCIRLSGELDHHTADRLRSQATQAIEEYGIRHIILNLEGLSFMDSSGLGVILGRYKQLKQLHGEMVVCSVSPAIERLFDMSGLFKIVKMEPTEEFAFQRLGVA